A stretch of Leisingera sp. S132 DNA encodes these proteins:
- the fsa gene encoding fructose-6-phosphate aldolase has protein sequence MKFFVDTAEIGAIAELNDLGMVDGVTTNPSLIKKSGRDIIEVTKEICDLVDGPVSAEVTATDAETMIAEGRKLVEIAENIAVKVPLTWDGLKACKTLTDDGHMVNVTLCFSANQALLAAKAGATFISPFIGRLDDINLDGMELIEDIRTIYDNFGFETQILAASIRSVNHVLDSARIGADVITAPPAVIKAMVNHPLTDKGLDAFLADIKAADIKIL, from the coding sequence ATGAAATTCTTCGTAGATACTGCCGAGATCGGCGCCATTGCCGAGCTGAACGATCTGGGCATGGTGGACGGTGTCACCACCAACCCGTCGCTGATCAAGAAATCCGGCCGCGACATCATCGAGGTCACCAAGGAGATCTGTGATCTGGTCGACGGGCCGGTGTCGGCAGAAGTCACCGCAACGGATGCGGAAACCATGATCGCCGAAGGCCGCAAGCTGGTGGAGATTGCCGAGAACATCGCCGTGAAGGTGCCGCTGACCTGGGACGGCCTGAAGGCGTGCAAGACCCTGACCGACGACGGCCACATGGTGAATGTGACCCTGTGCTTCTCCGCCAACCAGGCACTGCTGGCAGCCAAGGCGGGCGCGACCTTCATCTCCCCGTTCATCGGGCGTCTGGACGACATCAACCTGGATGGCATGGAGCTGATCGAGGACATCCGCACCATCTATGACAACTTCGGTTTCGAGACCCAGATCCTGGCGGCCTCGATCCGGTCGGTGAACCATGTGCTGGATTCGGCCCGCATCGGCGCTGACGTGATCACCGCACCGCCGGCCGTGATCAAGGCGATGGTGAACCACCCGCTGACCGACAAGGGCCTTGATGCCTTCCTGGCCGACATCAAGGCGGCGGATATCAAGATCCTCTGA
- a CDS encoding primosomal protein N' translates to MSRQEFFQAGERVGVLTTQPLDRLLDYRAPEGGCYLGAYVEVPLGPRKVLGVVWGPGAGDFDSAKLRSVIRVLDVAPMRTEMRQFLGKAADYTLTPMPAMLRLATRAPGLSDPPSMRKILRRGDGVPDRMTEARTRVLEVLEEYGGLAFTPRELADMADVTPSVVKGLVKQGALREEEAPRDTPYPHLDPELPSKQLTEDQAKAAAALAEGVHSGRYGTTLLKGVTGSGKTEVYLEAVAAALRAGRQALVLLPEIALTAEFLTRVEARFGAKPAEWHSGATMTERRRVWKMVGQGAAQLVIGARSALFLPFRDLGLIIVDEEHDTSYKQEDGVLYNARDMAVLRAAMCSAQVVLASATPSLETWANAEAGKYNRLNLTSRFGASVLPDMRAVDMRSEDLLPSTWISPTLKKAMTLRMERGEQSLLFLNRRGFAPVTICRACGAQVACDHCDARMVEHRFMKRLMCHQCGETKPVPETCPSCEVEGKMAPVGPGIERLAEEATALFPEARIAVLSSDLFGSARALKQRIEEIAAGEADIILGTQLVAKGHNFPLLTLVGVIDADLGLQGSDLRAAERTFQLMRQVAGRAGRAERPGEALMQTFQPEHPVIRAILSGDEESFWKAEAAERQAAGVPPYGRMAGIILSGPDLAAVFDLGNAMARNDGPLRQIGAQLFGPAPAPIARVRGRHRVRLLVKAPKGVPLQEALARWTAPLRLKGDLRLSIDIDPQSFF, encoded by the coding sequence ATGAGCAGGCAGGAGTTCTTTCAGGCAGGCGAGCGGGTGGGGGTTCTGACCACCCAGCCCCTTGACCGGCTGCTCGACTACCGCGCGCCGGAGGGCGGCTGTTACCTCGGCGCCTACGTCGAGGTGCCGCTGGGCCCGCGCAAGGTGCTGGGCGTGGTCTGGGGGCCGGGTGCGGGGGATTTCGATTCGGCCAAGCTGCGATCAGTGATCCGGGTGCTGGACGTGGCGCCGATGCGGACCGAGATGCGCCAGTTCCTCGGCAAGGCGGCCGATTACACCCTGACGCCTATGCCCGCGATGCTGCGGCTGGCCACCCGCGCACCGGGTCTTTCCGATCCGCCGTCGATGCGCAAGATCCTGCGCCGGGGCGACGGTGTGCCGGACCGGATGACGGAGGCCCGCACAAGGGTTCTGGAGGTGCTGGAGGAGTATGGCGGCCTCGCCTTCACCCCGCGCGAATTGGCCGATATGGCGGACGTTACGCCGTCGGTGGTGAAAGGGCTGGTCAAGCAAGGCGCCCTGCGCGAGGAGGAAGCACCGCGCGACACACCCTATCCGCATCTGGATCCGGAACTGCCCTCCAAGCAGCTGACCGAGGATCAGGCCAAGGCCGCCGCCGCCCTGGCCGAGGGCGTCCACAGCGGGCGTTACGGCACCACGCTGCTGAAGGGCGTCACCGGCTCCGGCAAGACCGAGGTCTACCTGGAGGCCGTCGCCGCCGCCCTGCGCGCCGGGCGGCAGGCGTTGGTGCTGCTGCCTGAAATCGCGCTGACCGCTGAGTTCCTGACCCGCGTCGAGGCCCGGTTCGGGGCCAAACCGGCTGAGTGGCATTCCGGCGCCACCATGACCGAGCGCCGGCGTGTCTGGAAGATGGTCGGGCAGGGCGCGGCTCAGCTGGTGATCGGCGCCCGCTCCGCGCTGTTCCTGCCGTTCCGCGATCTGGGGCTGATCATCGTCGATGAGGAACACGACACCTCCTACAAGCAGGAGGACGGGGTGCTCTACAACGCCCGCGACATGGCGGTGCTGCGGGCGGCAATGTGTTCGGCGCAGGTGGTGCTGGCCTCTGCCACGCCGTCGCTTGAGACCTGGGCCAATGCCGAGGCAGGCAAGTACAACCGGCTGAACCTCACCTCCCGCTTCGGCGCCTCGGTCCTGCCGGACATGCGCGCGGTGGATATGCGGTCCGAGGATCTGCTGCCCTCCACCTGGATTTCCCCCACCCTGAAGAAGGCGATGACCCTGAGGATGGAGCGCGGCGAGCAATCGCTCCTGTTCCTGAACCGCCGCGGCTTTGCCCCGGTCACCATCTGCCGCGCCTGCGGCGCGCAGGTGGCGTGCGACCACTGCGACGCACGGATGGTGGAGCACCGTTTCATGAAACGGCTGATGTGCCACCAGTGCGGCGAGACCAAGCCAGTGCCAGAGACCTGCCCCTCCTGCGAGGTGGAGGGCAAGATGGCCCCGGTCGGTCCCGGCATCGAGCGGCTGGCGGAGGAAGCCACCGCCCTGTTCCCGGAGGCGCGCATTGCGGTGCTCAGCTCCGACCTGTTCGGCTCCGCCCGCGCGCTGAAGCAACGGATCGAGGAGATCGCGGCAGGCGAGGCCGACATCATTCTCGGTACCCAGCTGGTCGCCAAGGGCCATAACTTTCCGCTCTTGACGCTGGTGGGGGTGATCGACGCCGACCTCGGCCTGCAAGGGTCCGACCTGCGCGCGGCGGAGCGGACCTTTCAGCTGATGCGCCAGGTGGCGGGCCGGGCCGGCCGCGCCGAACGCCCGGGCGAGGCGCTGATGCAGACCTTCCAGCCGGAGCACCCGGTGATCCGCGCCATTCTGTCAGGCGATGAGGAAAGCTTCTGGAAGGCCGAAGCTGCCGAACGCCAGGCCGCAGGCGTGCCGCCCTATGGCCGGATGGCCGGGATCATCCTGTCGGGACCGGATCTGGCAGCGGTCTTTGACCTCGGCAACGCCATGGCCCGCAATGACGGCCCGCTGCGCCAGATCGGCGCGCAGTTGTTCGGGCCGGCACCCGCCCCCATTGCCCGGGTCCGCGGCCGCCACCGGGTGCGGCTGCTGGTCAAGGCACCGAAAGGCGTGCCTTTGCAGGAGGCGTTGGCCCGCTGGACCGCGCCGCTGCGCCTGAAGGGCGATCTGCGCCTCAGCATCGACATCGATCCGCAGAGCTTTTTCTGA
- a CDS encoding methylated-DNA--[protein]-cysteine S-methyltransferase, whose translation MISASLETPVGPLSVAERDGAIVRLDWTAEAGGQSALLTRALEQLRAYFAGELTVFDLPLQVEGSDFQRAVCDAMLAIPFGETRTYGGIARELGAPPQPVGNACGGNPIPVIIPCHRVLGASGLGGFSGKGGVETKVALLKHEGAASLLI comes from the coding sequence ATGATTTCAGCAAGCCTTGAGACGCCGGTTGGACCGCTCAGCGTGGCAGAGCGGGACGGCGCCATCGTGCGGCTGGACTGGACAGCTGAGGCCGGCGGGCAGTCCGCGCTGCTGACCCGGGCTTTGGAACAGCTGCGCGCCTATTTTGCGGGGGAGCTGACAGTTTTTGACCTGCCGTTGCAGGTCGAAGGCTCTGACTTCCAGCGCGCGGTCTGCGATGCGATGCTGGCAATCCCCTTTGGCGAAACCCGCACCTACGGCGGGATTGCCCGGGAACTGGGCGCCCCGCCGCAGCCGGTCGGCAATGCCTGCGGCGGCAACCCGATCCCGGTGATCATCCCCTGCCACCGGGTGCTCGGCGCCTCCGGGCTGGGCGGGTTTTCCGGCAAGGGCGGCGTGGAGACAAAGGTGGCGCTGCTGAAACACGAAGGGGCTGCCAGCCTTCTGATCTGA
- a CDS encoding MFS transporter, with protein sequence MFKPMPLSEAQSLPFWRRPVTLLFLMALAMPIAFNTWSALLNNFVIEAANFDGADIGLLHTVREIPGFLAVGVIAVILFVREQMLGLISLVLLGVATAVTAWFPSLGGLLMVTLLSSIGFHYYETVNQSLQLQWLPKDRAPQTLGWLVAAGSAATLVVYGLIVLTWESLGLSYNTVFLAAGGLTAAIALFALFAYPQFDAPHPQTKKLILRKRYWLYYALQFMAGARRQIFVVFAGFMMVEKFGFEVHELTGLYLINLVINMTVAPLLGRAVAAFGERRTLIFEYAGLAIVFAAYGGIYWFGWGVVIAAVLYVVDHVLFALALALKTYFQKIADPGDIAPTAAVAFTINHIAAVFLPVLLGLLWVYEPGLVFALAAAMALVSLSLSLLIPRHPEPGNETIFSKYARPAPAE encoded by the coding sequence ATGTTCAAACCGATGCCCCTTTCCGAGGCCCAGAGCCTCCCGTTCTGGCGCCGCCCTGTGACGCTTCTGTTCCTGATGGCGCTGGCGATGCCCATTGCCTTCAACACCTGGAGCGCGCTGCTCAACAACTTCGTGATCGAAGCCGCCAATTTCGACGGCGCCGACATTGGCCTGCTGCATACCGTGCGCGAGATCCCCGGCTTTCTGGCCGTTGGTGTGATTGCGGTGATCCTGTTTGTCCGTGAGCAGATGCTGGGGCTGATCTCGCTGGTGCTGCTGGGGGTGGCCACCGCCGTCACCGCCTGGTTCCCCTCGCTCGGCGGTCTCCTGATGGTGACGCTGCTCAGCTCGATCGGTTTCCACTACTACGAGACGGTGAACCAGTCGCTGCAGCTGCAATGGCTGCCCAAGGACCGGGCGCCGCAGACGCTGGGCTGGCTGGTCGCGGCCGGATCGGCAGCCACGCTGGTGGTTTACGGGCTGATCGTGCTGACCTGGGAAAGCCTGGGCCTCAGCTATAACACCGTGTTCCTGGCCGCCGGCGGGCTGACCGCCGCCATCGCGCTGTTTGCGCTCTTTGCCTATCCGCAGTTCGACGCGCCGCACCCGCAGACCAAGAAGCTGATCCTGCGCAAGCGGTACTGGCTCTACTACGCGCTGCAGTTCATGGCGGGCGCCCGGCGGCAGATCTTTGTGGTCTTCGCAGGCTTCATGATGGTTGAGAAATTCGGCTTCGAGGTGCATGAACTCACCGGCCTCTACCTGATCAACCTGGTAATCAACATGACCGTGGCGCCGCTGCTGGGCCGCGCCGTGGCTGCCTTTGGCGAGCGCCGCACGCTGATTTTCGAATACGCAGGGCTCGCCATCGTCTTTGCGGCCTACGGCGGCATCTACTGGTTTGGCTGGGGCGTGGTGATTGCGGCTGTGCTCTATGTGGTCGACCATGTGCTGTTTGCCCTGGCGCTGGCGCTCAAGACCTATTTTCAGAAGATCGCCGACCCGGGCGACATCGCCCCCACCGCCGCCGTGGCCTTCACCATCAACCACATCGCCGCGGTGTTCCTGCCGGTGCTGCTGGGCCTCCTCTGGGTTTATGAACCGGGCCTGGTTTTTGCCCTGGCCGCCGCAATGGCGCTGGTGTCGCTGTCTCTGTCGCTGCTGATCCCGCGCCACCCGGAACCGGGCAACGAGACCATCTTCAGCAAATACGCACGGCCTGCGCCGGCCGAATGA
- a CDS encoding GDCCVxC domain-containing (seleno)protein, which translates to MPDEHSAQVELTSILTCPACGHAAAEEMPQDACQWFHECPACKALLRPKPGDCCVFCSYGTIPCPPVQAGDSCCG; encoded by the coding sequence ATGCCCGATGAACATTCCGCGCAGGTGGAACTGACCAGCATCCTGACTTGCCCGGCCTGCGGGCACGCAGCTGCTGAGGAGATGCCGCAGGACGCCTGCCAGTGGTTCCACGAGTGCCCCGCCTGCAAAGCCCTGTTGCGGCCAAAGCCCGGCGATTGCTGTGTTTTCTGCTCCTACGGGACCATACCCTGCCCGCCGGTGCAGGCTGGAGACAGCTGCTGCGGGTGA
- a CDS encoding tyrosine recombinase XerC codes for MTLISPACRDALQLWLERLGGLEDASANTLTAYRGDVTAFLAFMTRHSGGPQGLGALARITTADMRAWMASERNSGTGARSLARKLSAVKNFYRWLAEREGFEPAAVLLARSPKFQKKLPRPLAPEAAKAVLETVELQSQKDWVAARDVAVVTLLYGCGLRISEALGLTGADAPLPPVLRILGKGRKERVVPVLPAARDAVERYLSLCPHPQENGAPLFRGVRGGALNPRQIQGVMARTRAQLGLPATATPHALRHSFATHLLEAGGDLRAIQELLGHASLSTTQAYTAVDTTHLLEVYNKAHPKA; via the coding sequence ATGACGCTGATCTCTCCCGCCTGCCGGGATGCGCTGCAGCTGTGGCTGGAGCGCCTGGGCGGGCTGGAGGATGCCTCTGCCAACACGCTGACCGCCTACCGCGGAGACGTGACTGCTTTTCTGGCCTTCATGACCCGGCACAGCGGCGGGCCGCAGGGGCTGGGTGCGCTGGCGCGGATCACCACCGCGGACATGCGGGCCTGGATGGCCTCGGAACGCAATTCCGGCACCGGGGCGCGGTCGCTGGCGCGCAAGCTGTCGGCGGTCAAGAATTTCTACCGCTGGCTGGCGGAGCGCGAGGGATTTGAGCCGGCCGCGGTGCTGCTGGCGCGCTCCCCCAAGTTCCAGAAGAAACTGCCGCGCCCGCTGGCACCGGAGGCGGCCAAGGCCGTTCTCGAAACCGTGGAACTGCAGTCGCAAAAGGATTGGGTCGCTGCCCGCGACGTGGCGGTGGTGACGCTGCTGTACGGCTGCGGGCTGCGGATTTCCGAGGCGCTGGGGCTGACCGGCGCAGACGCGCCGCTGCCGCCGGTCCTGCGCATCCTGGGCAAGGGCCGGAAGGAGCGCGTGGTGCCGGTGCTGCCTGCGGCGCGTGACGCAGTGGAGCGTTATCTGTCGCTGTGTCCGCATCCGCAAGAGAATGGCGCGCCGCTGTTCCGCGGCGTCCGCGGCGGCGCGCTGAACCCGCGCCAGATCCAGGGGGTGATGGCCAGGACCCGTGCCCAGCTGGGCCTGCCTGCCACCGCCACCCCGCACGCGCTGCGCCACAGCTTTGCCACCCATCTGCTGGAGGCGGGCGGCGACCTGCGCGCCATTCAGGAGCTCTTGGGCCATGCGTCGCTGTCGACCACCCAGGCCTATACGGCGGTGGACACCACCCATCTGCTGGAAGTTTATAACAAGGCCCACCCGAAAGCGTGA
- a CDS encoding transporter substrate-binding domain-containing protein yields MRRLFSRLCQLAALFTLAPAAAWAICDVDYVAQPGDSLFTIAETHYGDRNRWTMVYYANQKLLAGATVLPGRKLFIPCITGATAPDATPLRQEKAELTLLTGSGYGPFTDRGLPGQGMVTELINAALELAPAPVSYSVSWEDDWSKHLFPMLDKKEFDMGFPWLKPDCAAEPGNERCVKFHFSEPVMTMPIMLFVRAGGGFEYTADTDVEGKTLCRPAGYFTHDLNRPDRRWLAEEKIGLVQPATPADCFRMVADGQVDAAAVNLFLGANTIVAENLRDTVVPLEKPLSEEGLHVVISKRHWRGTTHLYRINAGLQKLRDSGRFEEIMSRHLELFWAQLQ; encoded by the coding sequence ATGAGACGTCTTTTCTCACGCCTCTGCCAGCTGGCCGCCCTGTTCACCCTGGCGCCGGCCGCGGCCTGGGCGATTTGCGACGTGGACTACGTGGCGCAGCCCGGCGACTCGCTGTTCACAATCGCGGAGACCCACTATGGCGACCGCAACCGCTGGACCATGGTTTACTACGCAAACCAGAAACTGCTCGCCGGTGCCACTGTGCTGCCGGGACGCAAGCTGTTCATTCCCTGCATCACCGGCGCCACCGCGCCGGATGCCACGCCGCTGCGGCAGGAAAAGGCAGAGCTGACGCTGCTCACCGGCAGCGGCTACGGCCCCTTCACCGACCGCGGCTTGCCCGGGCAGGGGATGGTAACGGAGCTGATCAACGCCGCGCTGGAACTGGCGCCCGCGCCGGTCAGTTATTCCGTCAGCTGGGAGGACGACTGGTCCAAACATCTGTTCCCGATGCTGGACAAGAAGGAGTTCGACATGGGCTTCCCCTGGCTCAAGCCCGATTGCGCGGCGGAACCGGGCAACGAGCGCTGCGTCAAATTCCATTTCTCCGAGCCGGTCATGACGATGCCGATCATGCTGTTCGTGCGGGCCGGCGGCGGGTTTGAATACACCGCAGACACGGACGTCGAAGGCAAGACCCTGTGCCGGCCAGCGGGGTATTTCACCCATGACCTGAACCGCCCGGACCGGCGCTGGCTGGCCGAGGAAAAGATCGGGCTGGTTCAGCCCGCGACCCCGGCGGATTGTTTTCGCATGGTGGCAGACGGCCAGGTGGATGCGGCGGCGGTGAACTTGTTCCTGGGTGCCAACACGATCGTCGCGGAAAACCTGCGCGACACTGTGGTGCCGCTGGAGAAGCCGCTGTCTGAGGAAGGCCTGCATGTGGTGATTTCCAAGCGCCACTGGCGCGGCACCACCCATCTTTACCGGATCAACGCGGGCCTGCAGAAGCTGCGCGACAGCGGCCGGTTTGAGGAAATCATGTCGCGCCACCTGGAACTCTTCTGGGCGCAGCTGCAGTAA
- a CDS encoding phosphatidylcholine/phosphatidylserine synthase, with protein sequence MTPQIRALSVHLLTATGAVFAMLAMLAAAEGKWSLMFLWLVVAFAVDGIDGPLARHYHVKRYSPEFDGVLLDLIIDYLTYVFIPAFALFQSGLMAGWTGWFAIIVITFGSAMYYADTRMKTKDNSFSGYPGVWNMPVLVIFALEPSHWTSLVLVTLLSIAMFLPLKFIHPVRTVRWRKVSLPMALAWTFFAGWAAWVDFHPASWAHWGLVVTSVYLLFVGIAQQIVPERRRSSSAA encoded by the coding sequence ATGACACCTCAGATCCGCGCCCTTTCCGTTCATCTGCTGACCGCCACCGGTGCTGTCTTTGCCATGCTGGCCATGCTGGCCGCAGCCGAAGGCAAATGGAGCCTGATGTTCCTGTGGCTGGTGGTGGCCTTTGCCGTCGATGGCATCGACGGGCCGCTGGCGCGGCACTATCACGTCAAGCGCTACTCGCCGGAGTTCGACGGGGTGCTGCTGGACCTGATCATCGATTACCTGACCTACGTCTTCATCCCTGCCTTTGCCCTGTTCCAGTCCGGGCTGATGGCGGGCTGGACCGGCTGGTTTGCGATCATCGTGATCACCTTCGGCAGCGCGATGTACTATGCCGACACCAGGATGAAGACCAAGGACAATTCCTTCTCCGGCTATCCCGGCGTGTGGAACATGCCGGTGCTGGTGATCTTTGCGCTGGAACCCAGCCATTGGACTAGCCTGGTGCTGGTGACGCTGCTGTCCATTGCCATGTTCCTGCCGCTGAAATTCATCCATCCGGTGCGCACGGTGCGCTGGCGCAAAGTGTCGCTGCCGATGGCGCTGGCCTGGACCTTCTTTGCCGGCTGGGCCGCCTGGGTGGACTTTCACCCGGCCAGCTGGGCCCATTGGGGGCTGGTGGTGACCTCGGTCTACCTTCTGTTTGTCGGCATCGCCCAGCAGATCGTCCCGGAAAGACGCCGCAGCTCCTCCGCTGCCTGA
- a CDS encoding transporter substrate-binding domain-containing protein, whose protein sequence is MKTLFAAAAIGLSGLFATAAAAETCGGIYTVQSGDSLSVIADKLYKDAGKWSAIHSRNIDQIGPKPGAIRVGMKLSLACLEGLPLGLPGGKDISAAAPASAVPVKVAPGNAAVRQKINLLTGDDYAPFTSKASHNGGLITEVVNAAMTQAAPAEGYAIHWVNDWSSHFDPLLSNALLDLGFPWYKPDCGTMPDSYRCQNFHFSEPMFETLMLLFAHKDRPFVFTSDSDIEGKTLCRPAGYLTFDLDERGRNWIAEKKITLKQPHKVKDCFDMVAAGEADAVAINEFTGRSVMKEAGIADQFTVLPQPLSVLGIYVVVHKTHPRADEMLAMINKGLRSIQENGSYQTIVEDHMARIWAGF, encoded by the coding sequence ATGAAAACCTTATTTGCCGCCGCCGCTATCGGGCTGTCCGGCCTGTTCGCCACCGCCGCCGCTGCTGAAACCTGCGGCGGCATCTATACCGTGCAGTCCGGCGACAGCCTGTCGGTGATTGCCGACAAGCTCTACAAGGACGCAGGCAAGTGGAGCGCCATCCATAGCCGTAACATCGACCAGATCGGCCCCAAGCCAGGCGCGATCCGGGTCGGCATGAAGCTCTCGCTGGCCTGCCTCGAAGGCCTGCCGCTGGGCCTGCCAGGCGGCAAGGACATCTCCGCCGCCGCCCCCGCATCTGCGGTGCCGGTCAAGGTCGCGCCGGGCAACGCGGCGGTGCGCCAGAAAATCAACTTGCTGACCGGCGACGACTATGCGCCATTCACCTCCAAGGCGTCGCACAACGGCGGCCTGATCACCGAGGTGGTGAATGCTGCCATGACCCAGGCCGCCCCGGCTGAGGGCTATGCGATCCACTGGGTCAACGACTGGTCCTCGCATTTCGACCCGCTGCTGTCCAACGCGCTGCTGGATCTGGGTTTCCCTTGGTACAAGCCCGACTGCGGCACCATGCCGGACAGTTACCGCTGCCAGAACTTCCACTTCTCCGAACCGATGTTCGAAACCCTGATGCTGCTGTTTGCGCATAAGGACCGGCCGTTTGTGTTCACCAGCGACAGCGACATCGAGGGCAAGACCCTGTGCCGCCCGGCCGGCTACCTGACCTTTGACCTGGATGAGCGCGGCCGCAACTGGATTGCGGAGAAGAAGATCACCCTGAAACAGCCGCACAAGGTGAAGGACTGCTTTGACATGGTGGCCGCCGGCGAGGCGGATGCGGTGGCGATCAATGAATTCACCGGCCGCAGCGTGATGAAGGAAGCGGGCATCGCTGATCAGTTCACCGTGCTGCCGCAGCCGCTGTCGGTGCTGGGAATCTATGTGGTGGTGCACAAGACCCATCCGCGCGCGGATGAAATGCTGGCGATGATCAACAAGGGCCTGCGCTCGATCCAGGAGAACGGCAGCTACCAGACCATCGTCGAAGACCACATGGCCCGGATCTGGGCCGGGTTCTGA
- a CDS encoding DUF484 family protein, whose translation MSSSSNTVSLEDQLREAILAKPDAVLEDQHLMNALVAANERAMGSNVVDLRGIAMERMAARLDRLEDTHRSVIAAAYDNLAGTNLIHRAVLRLLEPRDFTAFLACLEHDMPEILRVNALALVLETAQPGGAEVERKSGALKLAGPGFTESYAGQAGHERPVTLRQTQGGSPRVYGMKAEWIRSEACLMLDLGEGRLPGMLVMGSEDPHQFSPMQGTDLLTFFGGVFERTMRCWLS comes from the coding sequence ATGAGCAGTTCAAGCAATACAGTCAGCCTGGAAGACCAGTTGCGCGAGGCGATTCTCGCCAAACCCGATGCGGTGCTGGAGGATCAGCACCTGATGAATGCCCTGGTCGCCGCCAATGAGCGGGCGATGGGCTCCAATGTCGTTGACCTGCGCGGCATCGCAATGGAGCGGATGGCGGCGCGGCTGGACCGGCTGGAAGACACCCACCGCTCGGTGATTGCAGCCGCCTATGACAATCTGGCCGGCACCAACCTGATCCACCGCGCCGTGCTGCGGCTGCTGGAGCCGCGCGACTTCACTGCCTTTCTGGCCTGCCTGGAGCACGACATGCCGGAGATCCTGCGCGTCAATGCGCTAGCGCTGGTGCTGGAGACCGCCCAGCCCGGCGGCGCCGAGGTGGAGCGCAAGTCCGGCGCGCTGAAGCTGGCCGGTCCCGGCTTCACCGAAAGCTATGCAGGGCAGGCAGGCCACGAACGCCCCGTCACCCTGCGCCAGACCCAGGGCGGCAGCCCGCGGGTTTACGGCATGAAGGCGGAGTGGATCCGTTCCGAGGCCTGCCTGATGCTGGACTTGGGCGAAGGCCGCCTGCCCGGCATGCTGGTGATGGGATCGGAAGACCCGCATCAGTTCTCGCCGATGCAAGGCACCGATCTCCTCACCTTCTTCGGCGGCGTCTTTGAACGCACGATGCGCTGCTGGCTGTCATGA